The following coding sequences lie in one Calidithermus timidus DSM 17022 genomic window:
- a CDS encoding ArsR/SmtB family transcription factor, translating to MPTSGNRRLTVEGEAAVPVLRALDSETRMLIFSLLSHEGMNVSELAEAMGMAHSTVSTNLKMLEEAGLLVVQYVPGTRGSQKLVAKRYDEILIKLPGVAVEADQDVVEISMPIGNYHRIDVKPTCGLASDSKFIGMLDDVRSFYEPEHVFAQLLWFGQGYVEYAFPNNVPRGAITTELELSAEICSEAPQYDHNWPSDITLWINGVEVGTWTSPGDFGGKRGNLTPAWWPEDQTQYGVLKRWKVNAEGSFIDGEALSPVKLADLKLENANHIEVRLGVKPDARNVGGMNLFGRRFGNYPQDLLMRLRYTFPEGQKVHKVK from the coding sequence GTGCCAACATCCGGAAACCGCCGCCTGACCGTCGAGGGTGAAGCCGCCGTGCCCGTTCTGCGGGCCCTGGACTCCGAGACGCGCATGCTTATCTTCAGCCTGCTCTCGCACGAGGGTATGAACGTCTCGGAACTGGCCGAGGCCATGGGCATGGCCCACTCCACGGTGAGCACCAACCTCAAGATGCTCGAGGAGGCCGGGCTGCTGGTGGTGCAGTACGTCCCGGGCACCCGCGGCTCGCAGAAGCTCGTGGCCAAGCGCTACGACGAGATCCTCATCAAGCTGCCCGGCGTGGCGGTGGAGGCCGACCAGGACGTGGTGGAGATCTCCATGCCCATCGGTAACTACCACCGCATCGACGTCAAGCCCACCTGCGGCCTGGCCAGCGACAGCAAGTTCATCGGCATGCTCGACGACGTGCGCAGCTTCTACGAGCCCGAGCACGTCTTCGCCCAGCTCCTGTGGTTCGGCCAGGGCTACGTCGAGTACGCTTTCCCCAACAACGTCCCGCGCGGGGCGATCACCACCGAGCTCGAGCTCTCCGCCGAGATCTGCTCCGAGGCCCCGCAGTACGACCACAACTGGCCCTCCGACATCACCTTGTGGATCAACGGGGTGGAGGTGGGCACCTGGACCAGCCCCGGCGACTTCGGCGGCAAGCGCGGCAACCTCACCCCCGCCTGGTGGCCCGAGGACCAGACCCAGTACGGCGTGCTCAAGCGCTGGAAGGTGAACGCCGAGGGCTCCTTCATCGACGGCGAGGCCCTCTCACCGGTCAAGCTCGCCGACTTGAAGCTCGAGAACGCCAACCACATCGAGGTGCGCCTGGGCGTCAAGCCCGATGCCCGCAACGTGGGGGGCATGAACCTCTTCGGCCGCCGCTTCGGGAATTACCCGCAGGACCTCCTGATGCGGCTGCGCTATACGTTCCCGGAGGGGCAGAAGGTGCATAAAGTTAAGTAG
- a CDS encoding phosphodiester glycosidase family protein — MWVRVLALSVFLVLAFAQTPTAIPAERFGLSVLRDSYAVVFKKEGLELVYVEGIGWAPPLEPTLPPPNENSLPLEVVRAAGLVQVPQAGVRFSGGAGRLRLVFDLPEALPLEKREGSYPGRLSLELPYFLPDLETLRLPPELGLEFRYLPHGTQLSLQAPTGRLYRYRQYTLEDPWRLVLDFYYLQPETREVLSRGISYLERWAWTPEPLRLYMIQADPGSWRMEPVGQPGLRKPLKQMAPTALALLNGGYFDNRTATPIGLWIQDGVALNFPFGRSALLWGNGQVFGGFPKFGAWVEVASGQRYPVGVNLWRARLTAHTTPGPAGRPGENVAIVEQERVIATLPAPAELKPGQWGLSFPASDTPIARTGETLKLRMSLEPPVQYALEAGPLLIQAGQNVFDPKREPFTDPRPLGAVTPQSAVAWTLEGGVWLVVSEATTPAVLAQALQSLGAWGAIRMDGGGSSQLYVRGVLRSPLIESRPRPVVNGLALYPKAGP, encoded by the coding sequence ATGTGGGTTCGCGTCCTTGCCCTGAGTGTCTTTCTCGTCCTGGCGTTTGCCCAAACCCCCACGGCCATTCCCGCCGAACGCTTTGGACTCAGCGTCCTGCGCGATAGCTACGCGGTAGTCTTCAAGAAAGAGGGCCTCGAGCTGGTCTACGTCGAGGGCATCGGCTGGGCTCCGCCGCTCGAGCCCACCCTGCCGCCCCCCAACGAGAACAGCTTGCCGCTGGAAGTCGTCCGCGCGGCGGGGCTGGTGCAGGTGCCCCAAGCGGGCGTGCGCTTTTCGGGGGGCGCGGGGCGCTTACGGCTGGTGTTCGACCTGCCCGAGGCCCTGCCCCTCGAGAAGCGCGAAGGGAGCTATCCAGGCCGCCTGAGCCTCGAGCTGCCCTACTTTCTCCCCGACCTCGAGACCCTGAGGCTCCCCCCCGAGCTCGGCCTGGAGTTCCGCTACTTACCCCATGGCACCCAGCTCAGCCTGCAAGCCCCCACCGGGCGCCTCTACCGCTACCGACAGTACACCCTCGAAGACCCCTGGCGCCTCGTGCTGGACTTCTACTACCTGCAGCCCGAAACCCGCGAGGTGCTCAGCCGGGGGATCAGCTACCTCGAGCGCTGGGCCTGGACACCCGAACCACTCCGGCTCTACATGATCCAGGCCGACCCCGGTAGCTGGCGCATGGAGCCGGTGGGGCAGCCCGGCCTGCGCAAGCCCCTAAAGCAGATGGCCCCCACAGCGCTGGCCTTGCTCAACGGCGGCTACTTCGACAACCGCACCGCCACCCCCATCGGGCTGTGGATCCAGGACGGGGTGGCGCTTAACTTCCCCTTCGGGCGCAGCGCCTTGCTATGGGGCAACGGGCAGGTCTTCGGGGGTTTCCCCAAGTTCGGAGCCTGGGTCGAGGTCGCAAGCGGGCAGCGCTACCCGGTAGGGGTCAACCTCTGGCGGGCGCGGCTCACCGCCCACACCACACCCGGCCCCGCAGGACGACCCGGCGAGAACGTGGCTATTGTCGAGCAGGAGCGGGTCATCGCCACCCTCCCCGCGCCCGCCGAGCTCAAGCCGGGGCAGTGGGGCCTGAGCTTCCCCGCCAGCGACACGCCCATCGCCCGCACGGGCGAGACCCTCAAGCTCCGCATGAGCCTCGAGCCCCCCGTGCAATACGCCCTCGAGGCCGGACCTTTGCTGATCCAGGCCGGTCAGAACGTCTTCGACCCCAAACGCGAGCCCTTCACCGACCCCCGTCCGCTGGGAGCTGTCACCCCGCAGTCGGCGGTGGCCTGGACCCTGGAGGGCGGGGTGTGGCTGGTGGTCTCCGAGGCCACCACGCCCGCCGTGCTGGCCCAGGCCCTGCAAAGCCTGGGAGCCTGGGGCGCCATCCGTATGGACGGCGGCGGCTCCTCCCAGCTTTATGTGCGCGGCGTGCTGCGCTCCCCGCTCATCGAGTCCCGGCCACGCCCGGTTGTGAACGGGCTTGCTCTCTATCCGAAGGCCGGACCCTAA
- a CDS encoding DEAD/DEAH box helicase → MEFSAFPLKSEVLAALQAKGFSTPTPIQAAALPLALEGRDILGQARTGTGKTLAFALPIANRLEPSRERGRSPRAFVLTPTRELTLQVAKELEWVASELVVVSVYGGTGYSKQAEALKRGCDVVVATPGRAIDYLEQGILDLSKVEIAVLDEADEMLSMGFEEDVEKLLQQTPQTRQTLLFSATVPTWAKRLADRYLKDFVHVNVIKDERVSYEELALQAPLQTRLSTLADLLYAYAPERSIVFTRTKAEADEVALGLQGRALAAAAIHGDMSQRERELVMGRFRSGQETVLVATDVAARGLDIPEVDLVVHYRLPEQTESYQHRSGRTGRAGRSGRVIVLYGPRERRELEQLEREVGRKFRRINPPTPEEVMEAKWKGLLHRLSGQPAADRAMWREYAARLVAEGELEAVAGMLALLLGGAPVPRSLITGEEGLVTVKLVGGRLSVPRVVAVLKKAGAGRIGRILLTESAAYLDLQSDELEAIQSQLTEFHLSRAHEIPAEAGASQREERPRGPRPPEGRERRPFERRRPVAR, encoded by the coding sequence ATGGAGTTTTCTGCTTTTCCCCTCAAGAGCGAGGTGCTTGCTGCGCTGCAAGCCAAAGGCTTTTCCACCCCTACCCCCATTCAGGCGGCGGCCTTGCCGCTGGCCCTCGAGGGCCGCGACATCCTGGGGCAGGCCCGCACCGGCACCGGCAAGACGCTGGCCTTTGCCTTGCCCATCGCCAACCGCCTCGAGCCCTCGCGTGAGCGAGGCCGCTCGCCGCGGGCCTTCGTGCTCACCCCCACGCGTGAGCTGACTTTGCAGGTGGCGAAGGAGCTGGAGTGGGTGGCGAGCGAGCTGGTGGTGGTGAGTGTTTACGGCGGCACCGGCTACAGCAAGCAGGCCGAAGCCCTCAAGCGCGGCTGTGACGTGGTGGTGGCCACACCGGGCCGGGCCATCGACTACCTCGAGCAGGGCATCCTCGACTTGTCCAAAGTCGAGATCGCTGTGCTGGACGAGGCCGACGAGATGCTCTCGATGGGCTTCGAGGAGGACGTGGAGAAGCTCTTGCAGCAGACCCCCCAGACCCGCCAGACCCTGCTCTTCTCGGCCACCGTGCCCACTTGGGCCAAGCGCCTGGCCGACCGCTACCTCAAGGACTTCGTCCACGTCAACGTGATCAAGGACGAGCGGGTGAGCTACGAGGAGCTGGCCCTGCAGGCCCCCCTCCAGACCCGCCTCTCCACCCTGGCCGACCTGCTCTACGCCTATGCTCCCGAGCGCTCCATCGTCTTCACCCGCACCAAGGCCGAGGCCGACGAGGTGGCGCTGGGCCTGCAGGGGCGCGCCCTGGCGGCGGCGGCCATTCACGGCGACATGAGCCAGCGCGAGCGCGAGCTGGTGATGGGCCGCTTCCGCAGCGGGCAGGAGACCGTGCTGGTGGCGACCGACGTGGCTGCGCGCGGTTTGGACATCCCCGAGGTGGACCTGGTGGTGCACTACCGGCTGCCCGAGCAGACCGAGTCCTACCAGCACCGCTCGGGCCGCACGGGCCGAGCCGGGCGTTCGGGTAGGGTGATCGTCCTCTACGGGCCTCGCGAGCGCCGGGAGCTGGAGCAGCTCGAGCGCGAGGTGGGCCGTAAGTTCCGCCGCATCAATCCCCCCACGCCCGAGGAGGTGATGGAGGCCAAGTGGAAGGGTTTGTTACACCGCCTGAGCGGCCAGCCTGCCGCCGACCGGGCCATGTGGCGCGAGTACGCCGCCCGGCTGGTGGCGGAGGGGGAACTCGAAGCGGTGGCCGGGATGCTGGCGCTGCTTTTGGGTGGCGCGCCCGTGCCCAGGAGCCTGATCACCGGGGAAGAGGGCTTGGTCACGGTCAAGCTGGTCGGGGGTCGCCTGTCGGTTCCCCGTGTGGTAGCCGTGCTCAAGAAGGCCGGCGCTGGACGCATCGGGCGCATTCTGCTCACCGAGAGTGCCGCCTACCTCGATTTGCAAAGCGACGAACTCGAGGCCATCCAGTCCCAGCTCACCGAGTTCCACCTCAGCCGGGCGCACGAGATACCTGCTGAGGCGGGTGCGAGCCAGCGCGAGGAGAGGCCCCGCGGCCCCCGCCCCCCTGAGGGTCGCGAGCGCCGGCCCTTCGAGCGCCGTCGCCCGGTAGCCCGCTGA
- the ftsH gene encoding ATP-dependent zinc metalloprotease FtsH has product MNRLPFNLWFVLIAAILIAWAFSLTGNQTPQGQIGYGAFLDAIQNDRVKEIVVQSEGTRISGKYTDGERFTTNASAPVSNADLEKWRAQGISVDVTPPPRENPLLGFLLPILLVGLAFAAIYYFSRNRGPSGDSAFSFTKSRAKVLTEAPKTTFRDVAGCDEAKEELKEIVEFLKNPSRFHEMGARIPKGVLLVGPPGSGKTHIARAVAGEAKVPFITASGSDFVEMFVGVGAARVRDLFETAKRHAPCIVFIDEIDAVGRKRGGGVGGGNDEREQTLNQLLVELDGFEKDSSVIIMAATNRPDVLDPALLRPGRFDRQVAIDAPDVRGREQILRIHAKGKPMAEDVDLALLARRTPGFVGADLENMLNEAALLAAREGRKKITMKDLEEAADRVIMGPAKKSMVLTQRDREITAYHEAGHALAMYYLEHADPPHKVTIVPRGRALGFAMPRREDILHWSKKRLTDQIAVALGGRAAEELVFEDVTTGAENDFRQATDLARRMITEWGMHKDFGPVAYQVREDTYLGGYDVRQYSEETARRIDEAVKGLLEEQHEKVMQLLKEKREVLERVTRALLEYETLNAEEFERVVQGLPLEESPSSEPPKDQEEKDPPRIVPKIKPNLGGA; this is encoded by the coding sequence ATGAACCGACTGCCCTTCAACCTTTGGTTCGTGCTCATCGCAGCCATCCTCATCGCGTGGGCATTCAGCTTGACCGGAAACCAAACCCCCCAGGGCCAGATCGGTTACGGAGCCTTCCTGGACGCCATCCAAAACGACCGCGTAAAGGAGATCGTGGTCCAGAGCGAGGGAACCCGCATCAGCGGCAAGTACACCGACGGCGAGCGCTTCACCACCAACGCCAGCGCCCCCGTGAGCAACGCCGACCTCGAGAAGTGGCGCGCCCAGGGCATCAGCGTCGATGTGACACCCCCTCCCAGGGAGAACCCCCTCCTGGGCTTCTTGCTGCCCATCCTGCTGGTGGGCTTGGCTTTCGCGGCCATCTACTACTTCTCGCGCAACCGCGGGCCTTCCGGCGATAGCGCCTTCAGCTTCACCAAAAGCCGCGCCAAGGTGCTCACCGAGGCCCCCAAGACCACCTTCCGCGACGTAGCTGGCTGCGACGAGGCCAAGGAAGAGCTCAAGGAGATCGTGGAGTTCCTCAAGAACCCTAGCCGCTTCCACGAGATGGGCGCGCGCATCCCCAAGGGCGTGCTGCTGGTGGGACCGCCGGGATCTGGCAAGACCCACATCGCCCGCGCGGTGGCCGGGGAGGCCAAGGTGCCCTTCATCACCGCCAGCGGCTCCGACTTCGTAGAGATGTTCGTGGGCGTGGGGGCTGCCCGGGTGCGCGACCTCTTCGAGACCGCCAAGCGTCACGCCCCGTGCATCGTCTTCATCGACGAGATCGACGCGGTAGGCCGCAAGCGCGGCGGCGGGGTGGGAGGCGGCAACGACGAGCGCGAGCAGACCCTCAACCAACTCCTCGTCGAGCTCGACGGCTTCGAAAAGGACTCCTCCGTCATCATCATGGCCGCCACCAACCGGCCCGACGTGCTCGATCCCGCGCTGCTGCGGCCTGGCCGCTTCGACCGCCAGGTGGCCATCGACGCCCCCGACGTGCGAGGCCGCGAGCAGATCCTGCGCATCCACGCCAAGGGTAAACCCATGGCCGAGGACGTGGACTTAGCCCTGCTGGCCCGCCGCACGCCGGGCTTCGTGGGGGCCGACCTGGAAAACATGCTCAACGAGGCCGCATTGCTGGCCGCCCGCGAGGGCCGCAAGAAGATCACCATGAAAGACCTCGAGGAAGCCGCCGATCGCGTGATCATGGGCCCGGCCAAGAAGAGCATGGTGCTCACCCAGCGCGACCGTGAGATCACCGCCTACCACGAAGCCGGGCACGCCCTGGCGATGTACTACCTCGAACACGCCGATCCGCCCCACAAAGTCACCATCGTCCCGCGCGGGCGCGCGCTGGGCTTCGCCATGCCCCGTCGGGAGGACATCCTGCACTGGAGCAAGAAGCGCCTCACCGACCAGATCGCCGTGGCCCTGGGGGGCCGCGCCGCCGAGGAGTTGGTCTTCGAGGACGTCACCACCGGCGCCGAGAACGACTTCCGCCAGGCCACCGACCTCGCCCGCCGCATGATCACCGAATGGGGCATGCACAAGGACTTCGGACCCGTGGCCTACCAGGTGCGCGAGGACACCTACCTGGGCGGTTACGACGTGCGCCAGTACTCCGAGGAAACCGCCCGCCGCATCGACGAGGCGGTGAAGGGTCTGCTCGAGGAGCAGCACGAGAAGGTGATGCAACTCTTGAAGGAAAAGCGAGAAGTCCTCGAGCGGGTCACTAGGGCACTGCTGGAGTACGAAACCCTCAACGCCGAGGAATTCGAGCGGGTGGTGCAGGGCCTGCCGCTGGAGGAAAGCCCCTCGAGCGAGCCCCCCAAGGACCAGGAGGAAAAGGACCCCCCGCGCATCGTGCCCAAGATCAAGCCGAACCTGGGCGGGGCGTGA